The following coding sequences are from one Delphinus delphis chromosome 19, mDelDel1.2, whole genome shotgun sequence window:
- the SAT2 gene encoding thialysine N-epsilon-acetyltransferase isoform X2, with amino-acid sequence MASVLIREAKEGDCGNILRLIRELAEYEKLTDQVKISEEALRADGFGENPFYHCLVAEILPAPGEPQGPCVVGYGLYYFIYSTWKGRNIYLEDIYVKPEYRGQGIGSKIIKKVAEVALDKGCSQLRLAVLDWNKGAMDLYKALGAQDLTEAEASSSPPAQAVLRDCLH; translated from the exons ATGGCTTCCGTGCTGATCCGAGAAGCCAAGGAGGGAGACTGTGGAAATATCCTGAGGCTGATTCGG GAACTCGCTGAGTACGAGAAACTCACAGACCAGGTGAAGATCAGTGAAGAAG CCCTGAGAGCAGATGGCTTTGGAGAGAATCCTTTCTATCACTGTTTGGTAGCAGAGATTCTTCCTGCGCCCGGGGAGCCACAGG ggcCCTGTGTGGTGGGCTATGGGCTATACTACTTCATCTACAGCACATGGAAGGGACGAAACATTTATCTGGAAGACATCTACGTGAAGCCAGAGTATCGGG GTCAGGGGATTGGCTCCAAAATAATCAAAAAAGTGGCTGAG GTGGCCCTGGATAAGGGCTGCTCCCAGCTCCGCCTGGCAGTCCTAGACTGGAACAAGGGGGCTATGGACTTGTATAAGGCCCTAGGAGCCCAAGATCTGACGGAAGCTGAAG CTTCTTCATCCCCACCAGCTCAAGCAGTCCTCAGAGACTGCCTCCACTGA
- the SHBG gene encoding sex hormone-binding globulin, with protein MESGGPPATWHGLPLLLLLLPPSHEGRAVRHTLPRKRTQDRPALHLSNGPGQELVTIMTFNLTKIIKTSSSFEFRTWDPEGVIFYGDTNPEDDWFVLGLRDGRPEIQLHNHWAQLTVRAGPRLDDGRWHQMEVKIRADSVMLGLDGEEVLHLRQVSGPLAHKPQPIVKIVLGVLLFPASKLWLRLVPALDGCLRREDWLDQQAQTSASVPTSLRSCAVESQPGIFFPPGTGAEFSLEDIPWPHVEPWAFSLDLGLQLAAGSGHLLALGTPENPFWLSLHLQDQKVVLSSVSGPGLDLPLKSGITLQLKLTVSKVVLSQGTKKEILALPPMGPAPLLNLWAQTQGRLFLEALPGEASSASFCLDGLRAQGQRLDMDRALSRSQDIWTHSCPQSPGNGTDTTITSPPKNLL; from the exons ATGGAGAGCGGAGGTCCACCGGCCACATGGCATgggctgccgctgctgctgctactgctgcctCCCAGCCATGAAGGACGAGCCGTGAGACATACTCTCCCCAGAAAG AGGACTCAGGACCGGCCTGCTCTGCACCTCAGCAATGGCCCTGGACAAGAACTTGTAACCATCATGACCTTTAACCTCACCAAGATCATAAA AACCTCCTCCTCCTTTGAGTTTCGGACCTGGGATCCAGAGGGAGTGATTTTTTATGGTGATACCAATCCAGAGGATGACTGGTTTGTGCTGGGACTTCGGGATGGGAGGCCTGAGATCCAGCTTCATAATCACTGGGCCCAACTTACAGTGCGTGCTGGACCCCGGCTGGACGATGGGAGGTGGCACCAG ATGGAAGTGAAGATCCGTGCGGATTCTGTGATGCTAGGGCTGGATGGGGAGGAGGTGCTGCATCTGAGACAGGTCTCTGGGCCACTGGCGCACAAACCCCAGCCCATCGTGAAGATTGTTCTGGGGGTGCTGCTCTTCCCTGCCTCCAAACTCTGGTTGCGG CTGGTCCCTGCCCTGGATGGCTGCCTGCGCCGGGAAGACTGGCTGGACCAGCAGGCCCAGACCTCAGCATCTGTCCCCACTAGTCTCAGAAGCTGTGCTGTAGAGTCTCAACCTGGGATATTCTTCCCGCCAGGGACTGGTGCAGAATTCAGTCTCGAAG ACATTCCCTGGCCTCATGTAGAGCCCTGGGCCTTCTCCTTGGACCTGGGACTCCAGCTAGCAGCAGGCTCAGGCCACCTCCTTGCCCTTGGGACCCCAGAAAACCCTTTCTGGCTCAGCCTCCACCTCCAAGATCAA AAAGTGGTGCTGTCTTCTGTGTCAGGGCCAGGGCTGGATCTGCCCCTGAAGAGTGGGATCACTCTTCAGCTGAAGCTGACTGTGTCCAAGGTGGTTTTGAGCCAGGGGACAAAGAAGGAGATCCTTGCTCTGCCTCCCATGGGCCCTGCCCCCCTCCTCAACCTCTGGGCCCAAACACAGGGGCGTCTCTTCCTGGAGGCTTTGCCAG GAGAGGCCTCTTCTGCATCCTTTTGCTTGGATGGCCTTCGGGCACAAGGCCAGAGGCTGGACATGGACCGGGCCCTGAGCAGAAGCCAGGACATCTGGACTCACAGCTGCCCCCAGAGCCCAGGCAATGGCACCGACACTACCATTACATCCCCACCTAAGAACCTCCTTTGA
- the SAT2 gene encoding thialysine N-epsilon-acetyltransferase isoform X1: MASVLIREAKEGDCGNILRLIRELAEYEKLTDQVKISEEALRADGFGENPFYHCLVAEILPAPGEPQGPCVVGYGLYYFIYSTWKGRNIYLEDIYVKPEYRGQGIGSKIIKKVAEVALDKGCSQLRLAVLDWNKGAMDLYKALGAQDLTEAEGWHCFRFEGEAMRELAGK; this comes from the exons ATGGCTTCCGTGCTGATCCGAGAAGCCAAGGAGGGAGACTGTGGAAATATCCTGAGGCTGATTCGG GAACTCGCTGAGTACGAGAAACTCACAGACCAGGTGAAGATCAGTGAAGAAG CCCTGAGAGCAGATGGCTTTGGAGAGAATCCTTTCTATCACTGTTTGGTAGCAGAGATTCTTCCTGCGCCCGGGGAGCCACAGG ggcCCTGTGTGGTGGGCTATGGGCTATACTACTTCATCTACAGCACATGGAAGGGACGAAACATTTATCTGGAAGACATCTACGTGAAGCCAGAGTATCGGG GTCAGGGGATTGGCTCCAAAATAATCAAAAAAGTGGCTGAG GTGGCCCTGGATAAGGGCTGCTCCCAGCTCCGCCTGGCAGTCCTAGACTGGAACAAGGGGGCTATGGACTTGTATAAGGCCCTAGGAGCCCAAGATCTGACGGAAGCTGAAGGTTGGCACTGCTTTCGCTTTGAAGGAGAGGCGATGAGGGAGTTGGCAGGAAAGTGA